The following are encoded together in the Thunnus maccoyii chromosome 18, fThuMac1.1, whole genome shotgun sequence genome:
- the tcf20 gene encoding transcription factor 20 isoform X1 — protein sequence MQNFSNSPAPPSLPPGFSGRGGGGPPYPPQPADPQISPRMTDDYVGMQQQSLHRAHHHPSQASHMLAYSARNRGAVEPPPTQGTIHSGSSNNPYRKDAMDYYFSMGGKDRHRRGGMAYGAGFGYPNIDGHLPHQYRHAGSGSAPSSGLMSPYPVDYASSAGSGGGAGAFSPSHQYNMSQNPAMQAVPGSQMQHRQHGQTFPAVHHGQQHRSYPHSGHRMTPQYPHYSPQGGASTGSSGMYSPPLQRYLDGAASTGFDPKVNSSPSVNSSSNSVSGSVAANNVGPMENVQQSYHASTYPGYSPQTLSLHKQATLQHRNSQHNLGVGFDNSLKMQHQGPSPSSIYAKHHQASNPSIPQAASQEIAKSPMHPTAQQTQINQNFSPISNPSPAASAVHSPSCSSSPSPLMGVSEAHGNPSGHGPSHPPTSNPRSSHGHGRLLQTMPQLSPTPNSNSSISSCGSSGSHKAHSMSAVGGSSLPSTGRNKMGPGTGIGSREEGSSVYSSSPLDKMQDTGLNSLNALSSQVANLPNTVQHMLLTDTVLSHRKGKDGGQMQQPSHGVPPSQPRSRNASAASSTSTVKDGSAAGTGDGASLDAGADEDSSLVSVGGSSGTKVEREDQFSEGEQGRVRQMSGASSGSEPAGYHLPSHSQTQPQTGQASNVKTVTCDSPLKEPAVSETKGNEAHVPSSSSSPSFGCQSSETGPNSHSTPPVSSSPSSTSSSIPPPQPNCVSEPGLTYNDQRGGHRKTAEIKNEVIKNESDGAAEKIEKGSNQMQRDGEADTQNGQDKENRLHTAPRLHSNEREEKHTSEEQQSASSVGVIVSARSEGSHTEKSKQPQDNCVEEKQPQSYLRESSSHNGEEGVDLSLYSSHHQSHQKSNFGRPQNPPQSGPHKYGYLESTYGSDLSMKNRGRAGPAGVMESNSRYLGYQQSQTGYGPVHPKDVGSVAEALVKRGQAAAAKGHEDNSQMQQFPSLLQEVLQGYNLDRRYGRPEQAFPAHLQVQQQFQTRHPYGMAESMRMQSGATEASAHSAQMGSSGKPPHPNQRHGGEPDFATDSPSSVKSEVTNTKILQNAEKSEGGVSQSHLPQATESQQPPPKHINLADYSLPQRKALSNVSTPSSAVQELLLQEPEPLTGSIGQTESQKSSGSILAPSERRSVICDVSPNRRSTPERDRETDREREREKSQSGASVIQQPFSSPAAANDLSKKDTVEKQVVKMETASKEAGPDAANLQTDHHGSGGANEPDMEYHSKSVHSSVVMNADPFRPLPPHPMSTNPLSSPSRHQSYLHGVDLSTGNASSFPGYRFGDTREGNIMPRGNPHFPPHHPYHSLSPQTQPTNKLQMYPHPRGHPHHPHDMNDWVKAMNRPAKEMMMQPGSSPGRHKVSQSEQRQRMISQTDIPSEQHATKTSLHHRYFDMKMWDSTHPGREGARMIEGDSFYRTQPPPAPAPAPAPAPAPVASHGPVPPQKTHGPSAAEPYVSRGAAEEAKHPCPPPPPSSTKLPADMNSTQPQVQRQNKAGGSGDTNPLILRRRVRSFISPIPAKRQLQDASQQRAATNSHHSPGAQSESGHHNEDDSSSSDIPCPRLSSPLPGDNTYSQPLSPSGGNTKVLPPRKGRGLKLEAIVQKITPNIKKPAGHADDESNHYPVFSHSEIPPFNDSQDQDLAHFPRVAGGDDSYMDESHSLNDMIPFRGVDETGPLPPSAYPCDPHQTSQALKQQDFDFGLGAAVASASGDKEDFTLLGPLPPPPPLPRPVQGSPPPSSSALSDIQHFTNTYQQLETRRGEQSAANLLRQKLQESGMGFDDYPGSDYYGGTPPHQGHMLNRQHQMSSGRSSLSPQDSKPPESIVPKGYFPSGKKKGRPVGSVNKQKRAQNQAQTPVQAQSPAQAQNTTVSAPPAPPTPTVAAPTAPQTVQTISSTEDSAAPALPDNESTPPLAPPILTQVVKVDVESEDTQPEIEVKPVRRRRKGVKDEDEPLEGRGRQRRRRRGAAAAAAAVTQSVAKDDPDTPLGAGGSLGTNRALLDPNRKGPFVPHIHVEKKIPEIGAVCTIVNAEEDKMKGERSAVSGKASGSGIESILSSALSFQLSRRDREAENRETDEVETTLQSGKALPSSGYVVSGPVITETNHSGRLLCCLCQKWANYKHLGDLYGPYYPAEYAAKLPKNPPQVRQCQATTGTNKTGPNSDISSNALSTIQETQTQDAQFTMPSTETDYAISLDSNPVSLTTTVRTSSPPGKEEMIMPVAGMLTSTASSSSSSSSSTTTSKTTSLTWDMNLDIRPIPELKREPDLEIDQQQMQKQPQQPTDEAQQRPQHRKLTSHPRFKRRHKSSEESPRMVPSNSKASLPFQPPPPALDSLGPLAQLAQLPQMPLDPEELWVHEGCIVWTSGVYLVNGRLYGLQEALDGARETCCSFCEMVGSTLGCYSKGCTLRYHYMCAIEADCSLNEDNFSLRCPKHKVKKESLPRASGQPSQCTWSSQREAERNAEEEETQESGSCKFGPQKTEK from the exons CTTACAGTGCTCGAAACAGAGGAGCTGTGGAGCCACCGCCAACACAGGGTACCATTCACAGTGGCAGCAGTAACAACCCTTACAGGAAAGATGCCATGGATTACTATTTTTCAATGGGTGGGAAAGACAGGCACAGAAGGGGGGGTATGGCTTATGGGGCAGGCTTTGGGTACCCTAATATCGACGGACATTTACCTCACCAGTACAGGCATGCTGGATCTGGCTCTGCACCATCATCTGGCCTGATGTCACCATATCCAGTAGACTATGCTTCCAGTGCTGGTTCAGGTGGAGGTGCTGGAGCGTTCTCTCCTTCTCATCAGTACAATATGAGTCAGAACCCTGCAATGCAGGCAGTGCCAGGTTCTCAAATGCAGCACCGCCAGCATGGACAAACCTTCCCAGCTGTCCACCATGGACAGCAGCATAGGAGCTATCCACACTCTGGGCACAGAATGACCCCTCAGTACCCGCATTACTCCCCACAGGGTGGAGCATCCACAGGGTCATCAGGAATGTACAGCCCCCCTCTGCAGAGATATCTCGATGGGGCTGCTAGCACTGGGTTTGATCCCAAAGTCAACAGTTCTCCCAGTGTCAACTCCAGTTCAAACTCAGTCTCTGGTTCAGTTGCTGCTAATAATGTGGGGCCAATGGAGAATGTTCAACAGAGTTACCATGCTTCAACTTATCCTGGATATTCCCCACAGACACTTTCACTTCACAAGCAAGCCACACTACAGCACCGCAACTCACAGCACAATTTAGGGGTGGGTTTTGACAACTCTCTCAAGATGCAGCACCAGGGCCCGTCTCCAAGCTCTATATATGCTAAACATCATCAAGCCTCCAATCCCAGTATACCTCAAGCAGCATCCCAAGAAATAGCCAAATCCCCGATGCATCCCACTGCTCAACAAACCCAAATTAACCAAAACTTTAGCCCGATATCCAACCCCTCTCCAGCTGCCTCCGCAGTACATTCTCCCAGCTGTAGCTCCTCTCCTTCCCCTTTGATGGGTGTCTCAGAGGCACATGGAAACCCCTCAGGTCATGGTCCTTCACATCCTCCTACATCAAACCCCCGTAGCAGCCACGGTCATGGTAGATTACTGCAGACCATGCCTCAGTTAAGTCCCACACCCAACTCAAATAGCAGCATCAGTAGTTGTGGTAGCAGTGGCAGTCATAAAGCTCATAGCATGAGTGCAGTTGGAGGAAGTAGTCTTCCTTCAACAGGCCGCAACAAAATGGGTCCAGGTACAGGAATTGGATCCCGCGAGGAAGGCTCCTCTGTTTATTCATCTTCTCCACTCGACAAAATGCAGGATACCGGCCTGAATAGTCTTAATGCCTTGAGCTCACAAGTAGCCAATTTACCAAACACAGTTCAGCACATGCTCCTCACTGACACAGTGCTTTCACATAGGAAGGGGAAAGATGGCGGGCAGATGCAACAGCCATCACATGGCGTGCCCCCATCACAACCAAGGAGTAGAAATGCAAGTGCGGCTTCAAGTACTAGCACAGTCAAAGATGGAAGTGCAGCGGGGACTGGTGATGGTGCCAGTTTAGATGCTGGTGCCGATGAAGACTCCTCATTGGTGTCGGTTGGAGGCTCATCGGGGACCAAGGTGGAGCGAGAGGATCAGTTTTCCGAGGGGGAACAAGGAAGAGTGAGGCAGATGAGCGGTGCAAGCAGTGGATCTGAACCAGCTGGCTATCATCTTCCTTCTCACAGTCAAACCCAACCACAGACTGGACAAGCATCAAATGTTAAAACAGTCACATGTGATTCTCCGTTAAAAGAACCAGCTGTTTCTGAAACGAAAGGAAATGAAGCTCACGTtccctcttcatcctcatctccATCTTTTGGATGTCAATCGTCAGAGACTGGCCCAAATTCACATTCAACACCTCCAGTTTCCTCATCCCCCTCATCCACCTCCTCCAGTATTCCTCCACCCCAGCCAAATTGTGTCTCAGAGCCTGGTTTAACATATAATGACCAGAGAGGTGGCCATAGAAAGACagcagaaattaaaaatgaagtcatcaaaaatgaaagtgaCGGTGCGGCTGAAAAAATAGAGAAAGGCAGTAACCAAATGCAACGAGATGGAGAAGCTGATACACAGAATGGTCAGGACAAAGAAAATAGGTTGCACACTGCACCCAGATTACACAGTAATGAGAGGGAAGAAAAGCACACATCTGAGGAACAGCAAAGTGCTAGTAGCGTTGGTGTGATTGTTTCAGCTCGGTCTGAGGGAAGTCACACTGAAAAAAGCAAACAACCCCAAGACAACTGTGTAGAGGAGAAACAGCCACAGTCTTATTTAAGAGAGTCAAGCAGTCATAATGGGGAGGAAGGTGTTGACCTGAGTCTATATTCCTCCCATCACCAATCCCATCAGAAATCAAATTTTGGACGGCCTCAGAATCCTCCCCAGTCTGGACCACATAAATATGGCTACCTAGAATCAACATATGGCTCAGATTTGTCAATGAAGAACAGAGGGAGGGCTGGCCCAGCGGGAGTAATGGAATCAAATTCCAGATACTTAGGGTACCAACAATCACAAACTGGTTATGGCCCTGTGCATCCAAAAGATGTGGGATCTGTAGCAGAGGCGTTGGTGAAGAGAGggcaagcagcagcagctaaagGTCATGAGGATAATTCTCAAATGCAGCAGTTTCCAAGTCTTTTACAGGAGGTTCTTCAAGGTTACAATTTAGACAGACGTTATGGCAGGCCAGAACAGGCATTTCCTGCACATCTGCAAGTTCAACAACAGTTTCAAACCAGACACCCGTATGGCATGGCTGAAAGTATGAGGATGCAAAGTGGAGCCACTGAGGCATCGGCTCATTCTGCCCAAATGGGTAGCTCTGGAAAGCCCCCACATCCAAACCAGAGGCATGGAGGGGAGCCTGATTTTGCAACAGATTCTCCGTCCTCAGTGAAGTCAGAAGTGACAAATACAAAGATATtacaaaatgctgaaaaatcTGAAGGGGGTGTGTCCCAGAGTCATTTACCACAGGCTACAGAGTCTCAGCAACCCCCACCAAAACATATAAACTTAGCTGACTATTCTCTTCCACAGAGAAAAGCATTATCTAATGTGTCCACTCCATCCTCTGCTGTGCAGGAGCTCCTTTTGCAAGAGCCAGAGCCGTTAACAGGCAGCATTGGTCAAACTGAGTCTCAAAAATCATCAGGCTCCATATTAGCCCCATCAGAGCGGCGCTCTGTCATCTGTGATGTGTCGCCAAACCGACGCAGCACACCAGAGAGGGACAGGGAAactgatagagagagagagcgggagaaaAGTCAGAGTGGAGCCTCTGTGATTCAACAGCCATTTtcctctccagcagcagccaATGATCTGAGTAAAAAGGATACTGTAGAGAAACAAGTGGTGAAAATGGAAACAGCATCAAAAGAGGCTGGCCCAGATGCTGCAAATTTACAAACTGATCATCATGGAAGTGGAGGAGCTAATGAGCCTGATATGGAGTATCATTCCAAGTCTGTTCATTCATCAGTTGTAATGAATGCTGACCCCTTTAGGCCCTTGCCTCCTCATCCTATGAGCACTAATCCTTTATCTTCACCATCAAGGCATCAGTCCTATCTCCATGGTGTTGATTTATCAACTGGCAATGCCAGCAGTTTTCCTGGTTATCGATTTGGAGATACAAGAGAAGGCAATATAATGCCACGCGGTAACCCCCATTTCCCCCCACACCATCCATACCACAGTTTATCCCCCCAGACTCAACCCACAAATAAGCTTCAAATGTATCCTCACCCTCGTGGCCACCCTCATCACCCCCATGACATGAATGACTGGGTAAAAGCAATGAACAGACCAGCTAAGGAGATGATGATGCAACCTGGTTCTTCCCCAGGAAGACACAAGGTCAGTCAAtcagagcagagacagaggatGATCTCCCAAACTGACATACCCAGCGAGCAACATGCAACCAAAACTTCACTCCATCATCGATACTTTGATATGAAAATGTGGGATTCAACACACCCTGGAAGAGAAGGTGCTAGAATGATAGAGGGAGACTCTTTCTACAGAACACAACCACCTCCTGCCCCTGCTCCCGCTCCcgctcctgctcctgctcctgtaGCTTCACATGGCCCTGTTCCTCCACAAAAGACTCATGGCCCAAGTGCTGCTGAACCTTATGTCTCCAGAGGAGCCGCCGAGGAAGCCAAACAtccctgccctcctcctccacccagcTCCACTAAGCTTCCTGCTGACATGAACTCCACTCAGCCACAGGTGCAGCGTCAAAATAAAGCTGGAGGTTCTGGAGACACAAATCCCCTAATATTGAGAAGGAGAGTTCGTTCTTTTATCTCTCCTATTCCCGCCAAAAGGCAACTTCAGGATGCGTCTCAGCAGAGGGCTGCCACAAACTCACATCATTCCCCTGGGGCTCAGTCTGAGTCAGGCCATCACAATGAAGATGACTCATCCAGTTCAGATATTCCATGTCCCAGGCTGTCTTCCCCTCTGCCCGGAGATAATACCTATTCACAACCTCTATCTCCATCAGGTGGTAATACCAAGGTTTTGCCTCCCAGGAAAGGACGGGGTTTGAAACTAGAGGCAATAGTGCAGAAAATCACACCAAATATTAAAAAGCCAGCAGGCCATGCTGATGACGAGTCAAATCATTACCCAGTCTTCTCTCACTCAGAAATACCACCGTTTAATGATTCACAGGACCAAGACTTAGCACATTTCCCCAGGGTTGCAGGGGGGGATGATAGTTACATGGATGAAAGTCACTCATTAAATGACATGATTCCTTTCAGAGGAGTTGATGAGACTGGGCCTTTACCTCCATCTGCCTACCCATGTGATCCCCATCAGACGTCCCAAGCCCTCAAACAACAAGATTTTGACTTTGGATTAGGAGCTGCTGTGGCATCAGCATCCGGTGACAAGGAGGACTTTACTTTGCTCGGACCTttaccccctcctcctcctcttcctcgcccAGTCCAGGGCTCCCCACCTCCATCTTCATCTGCCCTGTCAGACATTCAGCATTTCACTAACACCTACCAGCAGCTcgagacaaggagaggagagcagtcTGCCGCTAACCTTCTTCGACAGAAACTTCAAGAATCTGGCATGGGATTTGATGATTATCCTGGCAGCGACTACTATGGAGGCACCCCGCCCCATCAAGGACACATGCTGAACAGACAACATCAGATGTCCTCTGGTAGGTCCAGTCTGTCGCCACAAGATTCTAAGCCACCAGAGAGTATTGTACCTAAAGGCTATTTCCCATCTGGCAAGAAGAAGGGCAGGCCAGTAGGGAGTGTGAATAAACAAAAACGGGCCCAGAACCAAGCCCAAACACCAGTGCAGGCCCAGTCTCCAGCCCAGGCTCAGAACACAACTGTGAGTGCACCTCCAGCCCCGCCCACTCCAACTGTAGCTGCACCCACAGCCCCACAGACAGTGCAGACTATCAGCAGCACAGAAGACTCCGCAGCCCCTGCTCTGCCAGACAATGAAAGCACTCCCCCGTTGGCCCCACCCATTTTAACCCAGGTAGTGAAAGTAGATGTTGAGAGTGAGGACACACAGCCAGAGATTGAAGTCAAACCTGTGCGACGGAGACGCAAAGGTGTGAAAGATGAAGACGAGCCACTAGAAGGAAGAGGACgacagaggagaaggaggaggggagcagcggcggcggcggcagctgTGACACAGTCGGTGGCCAAAGATGACCCAGATACACCTTTAGGGGCAGGAGGGAGTCTCGGCACAAATAGAGCACTCCTGGATCCAAATAGAAAGGGCCCGTTTGTTCCACACATacatgtggagaaaaaaataccAGAGATTGGGGCAGTGTGCACCATTGTAAATGCTGAGGAGGACAAGATGAAAGGAGAGCGTAGTGCAGTCAGTGGGAAAGCAAGCGGAAGTGGAATTGAATCTATCCTGTCCTCAGCTCTTTCCTTCCAGTTATctaggagagacagagaagcagagaataGGGAGACAGACGAGGTGGAAACTACACTTCAGTCAGGAAAAGCACTTCCTTCATCTGGCTATGTTGTTTCAGGCCCTGTGATTACAGAGACCAATCACTCTGGTCGCCTGCTTTGCTGCCTTTGTCAGAAATGGGCAAATTACAAACACCTTGGAGATCTCTATGGGCCTTACTATCCAGCTGAATATGCTGCAAAGCTCCCCAAGAACCCGCCCCAGGTCAGACAATGTCAAGCGACCACaggcacaaacaaaacaggaccAAATTCAGACATAAGCTCAAATGCTTTGAGTACTAtccaagaaacacaaacacaagatgCTCAGTTTACCATGCCCTCAACTGAGACTGACTATGCCATCAGCCTAGATTCAAACCCAGTGTCTCTTACCACTACCGTTAGAACTTCCTCTCCACCTGGTAAGGAGGAAATGATAATGCCTGTGGCTGGCATGCTCACCAGcactgcctcctcctcctcctcctcttcctcctccacaacTACCAGTAAAACAACATCACTAACCTGGGACATGAATCTAGATATCCGACCTATCCCTGAGCTTAAGAGAGAGCCGGACCTTGAGATTGACCAGcaacaaatgcaaaaacagcCGCAGCAGCCGACAGATGAAGCCCAACAACGACCTCAACACAGAAAGCTGACCTCACATCCCCGCTTTAAACGGAGGCACAAATCGAGTGAGGAATCCCCCAGAATGGTACCATCCAATAGTAAGGCGTCCCTGCCCTTCCAGCCCCCACCGCCAGCCTTGGACTCCCTGGGACCCTTGGCACAACTCGCCCAGCTGCCTCAGATGCCCCTAGACCCAGAGGAGCTGTGGGTCCATGAAGGATGTATAGTGTGGACCAGTGGAGTGTACCTTGTCAATGGGAGACTGTACGGCCTGCAAGAGGCACTAGATGGCGCCAGAGAAACA TGCTGCTCATTCTGTGAGATGGTTGGCTCAACCCTTGGCTGCTACAGCAAAGGCTGTACACTTCGCTACCACTACATGTGCGCTATTGAAGCAG ATTGCTCTCTGAATGAAGATAACTTCTCACTTCGGTGTCCGAAGCACAAGGTAAAGAAGGAGAG TTTACCCAGAGCATCCGGCCAGCCAAGTCAGTGTACCTGGAGCAGtcagagagaggctgagagaaatgcagaggaagaagagacacAGGAGTCTGGGAGCT GTAAGTTTGGACCACAGAAGACTGAGAAATGA